A region of Lacinutrix sp. Hel_I_90 DNA encodes the following proteins:
- the tatA gene encoding twin-arginine translocase TatA/TatE family subunit, which yields MISGSIFLGMIGPWQIALIVVLILLLFGGKKIPELMRGLGSGIKEFKDASKEEDEENVKEK from the coding sequence ATGATTTCAGGAAGTATATTTTTAGGAATGATTGGGCCTTGGCAAATTGCACTAATCGTGGTTTTAATATTACTCTTATTTGGAGGTAAAAAAATTCCAGAATTAATGCGCGGATTAGGAAGTGGCATTAAGGAGTTTAAAGATGCAAGTAAAGAGGAAGACGAAGAAAACGTTAAAGAGAAATAA
- a CDS encoding class I lanthipeptide, protein MKSQANTRLFLKKQTITELSVKQLIRIKGGSNTMIILNDATSCIPNENHVTTSENTASTILCKN, encoded by the coding sequence ATGAAATCTCAAGCAAACACAAGATTATTTTTAAAAAAACAAACGATTACAGAACTTTCTGTAAAACAATTAATTAGAATTAAGGGCGGTAGCAATACTATGATTATCCTTAATGATGCTACTAGTTGTATTCCTAATGAAAACCATGTTACTACATCAGAGAATACAGCTTCAACCATTCTTTGTAAAAATTAA